The DNA region TACCAAGAGTATTTAGCGAATGACGCTACATCAGAACAAGATGATTCTGTCGTTGATGCTCTGCAAGAAGGAAATACTGTTGATGTTCTCATCGATGCAGATGGCGATGGTACATCCGAGGTGGTGGATGGCAATACAACGATTATGCTCACCCGTGCCCAAGCTAAGGCTTTGGGGATGGAAGATGAGCTTCTCTTAGATAACGGCAGCACTTGGGATCGTGACGTTTTAGAAAACCCCGATGCTTTAGATGGCTATATCGTCATTAACAATAGTTATGACTGGAGCTATGACCTCACCCGCGAAGACGATGTGGAAGAAGGACAGCTCGATTTTCTTACTATGGCTCTCCATGAGATTGGTCATAGCTTGGGATTCGTCAGTGGTCTTGATGGACTGATTGAATCCTTTGAGATGCATTCCGGTGAGATACGTACAGAAGGAATGACGGCGCTCGATTTATTGCGCTACAGCGACACGAGCGTCGATATTAATAACCCCGATGGCACAGTGAGTGAACTTACTTTTGGGGGGGATGCTTACTTCTCCATCGATGGTGGCGAAACTTCAGAAGCTGAGTTTGAAGAAGGTGATGATTACCAAGCGAGTCACTGGCAACGGTTACAAAATGCCCTTGGGATTATGGATCCAACCCTGGGTTATCAAGAACGGACTGATATTTCAGAACTAGACCTCAGAGCATTTGATGTATTGGGATGGAATGCAGATTATGAAGCGCTAGAAGATGGTCTGGATTTAGAGGATCTCTATGAAGAGGCGATCGCCGCAGTTGGTGAAGACTTTGGCGTAACATCATCTGATGTCGAGACTGCCTTAGCAACAGATCAAGATTGGTATGGCCTGACCCGTGGCACATGGTGGGAAACATTTAAGTCCCAAATGATTGTTCTGGGTCATGGCGATTTTTGGGAAGCCTTTGAAACAGAGTTAACAGCTCTCTATCCGGGCAGTTGGTGGCAGGAACTCGATCAGCAGATGCTAGAACTGGGCCCCGGCTCTTGGTGGCAGATCTTCGAAAATATGGTCGCGGACCTTGCTCCTGGCGGTTGGTGGCAGGAATTTGAACTGAGACCCGGTGGCTGGTGGCAAGAGTTTGAAGACTCGATGTTAGATCTTTTCCCTGGTGGCTGGTGGCAAGAGTTTGAATCAGAAATGATTGAGCTTTTCCCTGGCGGCTGGTGGCAGGAGTTCGAGACAAATATGCTAGAGCTAGCTCCCGGTAGCTGGTGGCAAATCTTTGAGCCGCAAATGATCCAGACCAGTTTTACTGGTGTTTGGGAAGTCTTTGAAGAGCAGATGCTTGCCCTCGGTTATGACAGTGAGTGGCAAAAATTTGAAGTTGATTTGGTGGCAGAGGGTCACGACTCTTGGTGGGATGCCCTCGGTGACAGAATTTTAGAGCTAGGCCCCGGTGGCTGGTGGCAAGCGTTTGAAGAGAAAGCTCTGGATTTATACCCCGGTGGTTGGTGGTTAGATTTTGAAGAAAATTTGGTTGAACTTGTACCCGGTGGCTGGTGGCTTCGTCCCGGCGGCTGGTGGCAAGCTTTTGAACTCAGTCCCGGTGGCTGGTGGCAACAAATCGAAGACTACACCAACGAAGTCAAAGATGCGGATCAGGCGATCGCCGATATTACCAACGACAGTGATGGCAGCAATACTGTTACAGGTGGTGACAACGATGACATTTTGGCAGGTGGTGACGAGCAAGATTTAATTGGTGGCAAAAAAGGTGATGACCTCATCGATGGCAAAGGTGGGAATGACATTATTCTTGCTGGTGCGGGTAATGACATTGCCTACGGTGCGGAAGGTGATGATGCTTTATTTGGTGATGAGGGCGATGACCTTCTTGCTGGAGAAGATGGTAATGACCAGATTTTTGGAGAAGCTGGGCATGATATTTTGTCCGGTGGTCGTGGTGAAGACATCCTCAGCGGTGGTGAAGGTCGCGACGTTCTGAAAGGTGATACAGATAACGATGTGCTTGATGGTGGTGCTGACGATGACCAGCTGAGCGCTGGTTCAGGTGATGATGTCGCGATTGGTGGCGAAGGCCAAGATGTCATTAGTGGCGGCGATGGAGACGATGTTCTCTATGGTGATGACTATTTTGTTCCGGTTAATGATGGCGTCTTTAGCAGTAGTACTTCATCTGAACAACCAGTGGTAGCCGAGAATATCACAAGTGCAGAAGAGGCGATCGCCAACCTAGATTTCTGGACGCGCATCGAAGCTGAGGATATGCAGCTCGTTCAATATAATCAGGAAATTCAAGCTGGTGCTTCTGGCGATCGCCTGATTGCGAGTCAAAATAATAACAGTAAAGCCAAAACCACTTTTCGTGGGCCGGATGGTGCCTACGACCTAATTATTGGCTATCAAGATCAAATTGGTAGCGTTTCTCAAATCACTGTAGTGATTTGAGGAAAGGGATCACCAACTGAATATACAGCTCAACTCGCAACCAAGACTGGCAGAGGCTCTTACACCATTTCTGGAGTCACTCTCAAAACAGGCCAGCAAATTGTACTGAAAGGCGATGCTGACTCAGCCCGCCTAGATTATCTCGATATTCTCACGGTTGGTAGCACACCGACTTTTGATGAGAGCGGTGAAGCCACTGGCAACTTTTATGAAGTGGTAGAACAGGCAGAAGGCTTCAAGCTCGAAGTTGAGCAAATGGATTTGGTGGGTGAAGTCCAGATTGAACAAGAATTCTTTAGCTCTAATGGCCGCTATGTTGCGACAAATGACGCTGCTAGCTTTCAGGCAACGAGTTCATTCACTGGAAAGACAGGCTATTACGATATTGTCGTAGCTTATTACGATACAAATAATGGTGCTGCCGAAATTGCACTAAAAGTCGCAGATCAAGAATTAGCTCGATGGTTTTCAAGTCAAGACTTAGGGAGTGCTTCCGTTAGTCGTGATGGTTTAGTTAAACAGACTGTTGTAGAGGCAATAAAGCTGACAGAATCAGATTTGATTCAACTTAATGCCACTGGACATAATGGCGATCGCGTCAATCTCGACTACATCCAGTTCATTGAAGTAGAAGCCCCTGAAATTATCCTGCCTGATACCATCATTCGCATTGAAGCTGAAGATATGAATATCGTCAGCGGCGACTATGACATTAAAGAATTTGATTTTGCCTCTGGTGGCAAAGCCGTCAAATCTAAATCAGAAGATAGCAAGAAGACAATCAATCTCAACACTACTTTCGCGGGAACAGCAGGAACCTATAACGTCATTGTCGGTTATTACGATGAAAATGATGGTTTAGCCCAGTTCACAGCCAGCGTCGGTGGTATTCAGCAAGACACTTGGGTGGCAAATCAAGATTTAGGTCATAACGATGTTGCCCGCCAAACTTTCACAACCCACACCATCACTAACGTAGAACTCGATGCTGGTGATGTCTTTCACCTCACAAGTTTGCGAGAGAGTGGTGACCAAGTCCATGTTGACTACATCGAATTTGTTCCAGCACAAATTACGACACCTGAAGTGTTCCAAATCGAAGTCGAGCAGATGGATTTGTCGAACCAAGGCAATATCAAAACAGAAACGTTTGCCTATAGTGGGGGCTTTGTTGAAACCAGTAGTAGCTTTACTGGTACGACTTTATTTGATGGGGAAACAGGTTTCTATGACGTGATTGTCGGCTATTACGATAGCAATAAAGGTGCGGCTGAAATCTCCCTGAGTATCGATAATCAGGAACTTGACCGATGGTATGCAGATGAAGAGTTTGGTACTGATAAAGCGATTGTACAAAGTTTGACCACTCATACTGTCGCTCAAGGTATCCAAATCACTCACCAAGATTTAGTTTCAATCACTGGTATCGAAGACAATGGTGACAAAGTCAACGTTGACTATATCCAGTTCATCGAAGTCAAAGCACCAGAAATCGTCGATACACCGCCTGAGCCTATCGAACCTATTCGAGTAGAAGCCGAAGATATGCTTTTATCGGGTAACTATAACTTTGAGGGTCAGACTTTTGCCTCAGGCTCTGAGCTGATTAAGACAAGCTCTAGCCTCACTGCCAAAACTGAGTTCAATGGACCAGCAGGACTATACGATATTGTCGTTGCTTACTACGACGAGAATGATGGCAACTCGCCAGTCACTGTTTCTCTAGATGGCACTCAACTAGATAGCTGGATCTTCAATCAAAATCTAGGCAATCGCTTTGCGGGAACAGATAACCTCGTTACTCGTACAGTCGCGAGCGCAGTGAGCCTCGACGCAGGAATGATGCTCGAACTTCAAGCATCACGCAACTCTTACGAATATGCTCGCGTTGATTATGTAGAGTTTATTGCGGTTGCGCCGGAAGAGCCGACTAATGACACTAGTGACAAAGAAATATCTAGTGAAAATGCCGATATTTTACGAGGTGGAGATGGAGATGATATTGCCTACGGTGGAGCCGGAGATGACAGTATCTATGGCGACTCTGGTAATGACACACTCTATGGAGATTTTGATAACGAGGTTGTAATCCCAAGTGTTGAAGTTACTACTCCAGCCACTCTAATCTTCCAACAAGGTGTAGATGGCTATAACGGCACTGTTGACACTTTTATAAATAGCGGCTCTCGTAATGCAAATAATAGTGGCGCAACATCACTCGATGTAGATGGGAGTGAAGACGATGACGATGATGACGAAGGGTCTTCTGTCCAAAGTCTGATCCGATTCGATGCTCTTTTCGGTAATCAAACAGGCCAAATCAATCTTAACGACACGATTGACTCTGCAACATTAGAAATATACGTAACAGATCCAGGCGATCGCCTCGCATTCCACAACATGCTTACCGAGTGGTCTGGCACCGACACTTGGAATTCCCTTGGTAGCGGTATTCAGGCTAATGGCATAGAAGCTAGCAGTTCGGCGATCGCCACAACTAGCTCAGTCAGTACAGGCCTCTTACAAATTGATGTCACCGCAAGCTTACTTGCTTGGCAAGCAGACCCAACAGCCAATAATGGTTGGGCGATCTTGCCTACAGGTAGTGGAGGCGTTAATTTTGACTCTGCCGAAGGAAGCTATGCTCCTCGCTTAATCATTGATGTCAAAAAAACGAATACTCCAGTAGCCGAGAACAATAGCTCACAAGGTGAGTCAGGTGATGACACTCTAATTGGTGGTAGTGGCAATGACAGTTTAAGCGGTGGCGGTGGTGATGATGTTTTGCTTGGTACAGATGAAGTTGCCCTTGGCCTAAATGAACAAGATATTTTAGTCGGCGGTAGTGGCGCTGATCTATTCATAGTAGGCGATACAGCGTCTGTCTACTATCACCAAGGTGCAGTGGCCGATTACGTAACTATCAAAGACTTCGTCTCTAATATCGACACTGTGCAGTTACATGGTTCTACGAGTAATTACAGCACTATTCTCCAAGGCTCTGACACTTTATTATTTTGGCAGGGAGACCTAATCGCCCAATTTAATGGAGTCACAAATCTCGATCTGATGAGTAATGATTTTCAGTTTGTTGTCTAATCAACAATTACATAAGCTGCCAATAAATCTTTTAATTCTCTTATCGATTGGAGGAAAGATTTCCTCCTAAAACTTATGCAACATGACTATTTTTCCGACAGTTCAATAAGAGCTTAAATCTCTTTTGTATTTTTTGTTTTATGAATTTTTCGTAAATATATAATGGCTTGATTTATCTTGATGATATTAACTCGGTTTTTGAAGCAATCAACCTGAAAACCAAGGCATACAAGCAATACACAAAGTTATTGTTTTGTCTAAACTGGGATTAATTAGTGTATTTCTTCATCTCTTTACTAGAAGTTTATATAACGAAGTTCTAGTCAATAATCCTTCAGTATTTGTACCGATGTGTAGGTTCTCACCCCCTAGATAGAATAAACAAGCTTACGGGATTGCCCTTCTAACTTTTACTCTTATCTACACTCTTCATTAACCCATTTTTTCGAAAGTTCGAGCAAACTTATGCCTGCTTTTAACCTTACATATGATTTGAATGTCACCTTGGAGCAACGACTTGCTTTCGAGATGGCAGCTCGTATCTGGGCAACCTTATTACAAGACGATGTAGAGATTAACCTACATATCGGCGCAATCGATGGGTTAAATGGCAATGAAGCAGTGGGCGGCGCTGTCCCCATCTTCCATGAAGTTAACTACGGCGTTTATCAAGAGTATTTAGCGAATGATGCCACATCAGAACAAGATGATTCTGTCGTTGATGCTCTTCAAGAAGGAAATACTGTTGATGTTCTCATCGATGCAGATGGTGATGGAACGTCCGAGGTCGTCGACGGTAATACAACAATTATGCTCACCCGTGCTCAGGCAAAAGCCTTGGGGATGGAAGATGAGCTTCTCTTAGATAACGGCAGCACTTGGGATCGTGACGTTTTAGAAAATCCCGATGCTTTAGATGGTTATATCGTCATTAACAATAGCTATGACTGGAGCTATGACCTCACCCGCGAAGACGATGTGGAAGAAGGGCAGTTAGATTTCCTTACTATGGCGCTCCATGAGATTGGTCATAGTTTGGGATTTGTCAGTGGTCTTGATGGACTAATTGAATCCTTTGAGATGTATTCCGGTGAGATTCGCACAGAAGGAATGACGGCTCTCGATTTATTGCGTTACAGCGAAACGAGCGTCGATGTTAATAATCCCGATGGCACAGTAAGTGATCTCACTTTCGGAAGTGATACTTATTTCTCTATTGATGGTGGCGAAACATCCGAAGCAAATTTTGAGGGCGGAGATGATTACCAAGCGAGTCACTGGCAACGGTTACAAAATGCCCTTGGGATCATGGATCCGACACTGGGATATCAAGAACGTACAGATATTTCAGAGTTAGACCTAAAAGCATTTGATGTATTGGGATGGGACGTAGATTACGGTGCATTAAGTGCTGGGCTGGATCTAGACTGGCTCTATCAAGAGGCGATCGCCGCAATTAGTGAAGACTTCAAGGTCGGTGTCGACGCTGTGGAGTCTGCCTTAGAAAATGGTGATGACTGGTACAGCCTGGCACGGGGAACTTGGTGGGAAACATTCAAATCCCAGATGATTGACCTAGGTTATGGCGACTGGTGGGAAGCCTTTGAAGCAGAAGCAGCAGCCTTATCTCCCGGTGGTTGGTGGCAACAACTAGACCAACAAATGTTGGAGCTAGGCCCCGGTTCTTGGTGGCAAATTTTCGAAGACTATGCAGCGAACCTAGCACCAGGAGGATGGTGGCAAGAGTTTGAACTCGCTCCCGGTGGCTGGTGGCAAGAATTTGAGACAGCTATGTGGGAGTTGTCTCCCGGTGGCTGGTGGCAAACCTTTGAACCAGCGATGGTGGAGCAGAGCTTCGGCAGTGTGTGGCAAGTCTTTGAATTGCAAATGGAGTCACTCGGTTATGGAGCCTGGTGGCAGCAATTTGAAGCAGACTTGTTGGGTTCTGGCTACGATTCCTGGTGGGATGCTTTTGGTGAGGCGATTCTAGAGCTTGGCCCTGGTGGTTGGTGGCAAGCGTTCGAGGACAAAGTAATTGAGCTTTATCCCGGTGGCTGGTGGCAACAGTTTGAGGAAGATTTAGTTGAGCTCGTTCCTGGTGGTTGGTGGTTGACACCTGGCGGCTGGTGGCAAGCGTTTGAACTTAGTCCTGGTGGCTGGTGGCAGCAAATCGAAGACTACACAAGAGATGTTCAATCTGCTGAAGAAGTTCTTAATAACCTTGTTGGTGATGACGTAGAAACTAATAGCGACCAAACCATGACTGGGGGTGATAACGACGACATCCTAGCTGGTGGTGAAGGTCAAGATTTGATTAACGGTAAGGCCGGTGATGATCTCATCGACGGTAAAGGTGGTAACGATATTATCCTTGCAGGAAAAGGTAACGACATTGCCTACGGTGCAGAGGGCAATGATGTCGTCTTTGGTGACGAAGGTGATGACTTTATTGCTGGGGAAAATGGCGATGACCAAATCTTTGGTGAAGCTGGACACGATATTCTTTCTGGTGGTCGCGGTGCAGACAACATCAGTGGTGGTGAAGGTCGTGATGTCTTAAAAGGCGACACTGACGATGATGTGCTCGATGGTGGCGCCGGTGATGATCAACTGAATGGTGGTTCTGGCAACGATCTTGCAATTGGTGGAACAGGTCAAGACATTGTACTTGGCGGTGCTGGTAATGATGTTCTCTATGGTGACAACTATTTAGCACCAGCTGAGGGTGGCTCTGATACTGATGACTCCGATGGCCAACCCGATGACCAACCAAACAGCACCATACCAGTCGTTACTACTGCAGATGAGGCGATCGCCAACCTAGGTTTCTGGACACGCATCGAAGCCGAAGACATGTGGCTCTGGAAATATAAAAAAGAAAAAGTCAAAGACGGAGAACTCGAAGCTTCTGGTGATGAGTTCATCTCGACAAAATGGAAAGGTTCAGCCACCACTACTTTTAATGGGGCCGATGGTATTTATGACTTTGTTCTTGGATACCAAGACGAATCCAATGGCATTGCTGATATCACCATAATGGTCTGGGATGGATTGTGGCTAAAAGATAGCCACACATTCTACTTATCTGAAGCGACAGGAGCTTACACCCATAAAATTTCAGGACTCAATCTAGAGTCAGGCGACAAGATCGTTATCTGGGGTGACTCCGATGGTGATGACGAAGCTCGCATCGACTATCTCGATATCCTCACCACTGGATTTACGCCAAATCTCGATGAAAATGGCGCTCCCGCTGATGGCTTCTATGAAGTCGTTGGCAATCAGGAAAACATTATCCAGCTCGAAGTTGAGCAGATGGATTTAAACAGTGGCGCAATTATCCAGTCAGGAGAATTCGCTTCCAATGGCCAATATGTCAGTACAAATGGCGATTCCACAGTTGTTTCGGATGCATATTTAACGCAAGTTCTGGGTGACCTTTCGCAATACAGCGACGCACAATTGGATTACTACAGAACTCTTCTAGCTGGTTCGACTAGCTCTAGTAGTAGTTTTGGAGCAACCAGCCTTTTCTCTGGCGACACAGGTTACTACGACGTTGTAGTTGGTTACTACGACACCAGTAATGGCACAGCAGAAATTTCGATTGGCATTGACAACAAAGAAGTTGACCGCTGGTATTCCGATGAGAGCTTAGGCACCACCCTAGTTAATTCAGATGCTTTAATCACTCGAACCGTCGCCCAAGGTGTTTATATCACCTACCAAGATTTGATTGAAATTGGGGCAACTTCTCATCTTGGCGATAGCGGAAACCTTGACTATATCCAATTCATTGAAGTTGAGCAGCCTACTGAAACTACAGAAATTGTCGAGCAAGCCCCCAACGTTCCAGAAACATCTGGTCTACCAGAAACCATCCGAATCGAAGCAGAAGATACAGACAAAGTTCAGCTAAGCGGTAAGTATCGCTTCGAATCTCAAAGCTTTGCTTCCGGTGGCAGCCTCGTCAGAGCCAAAAATTCACAGGGTTACACATTAACCACGGAGTTCACTGGGACTGCGGGTCTATATAACATCGTTATCGGTTATTACGATGAAAATGATGGTGAATCCCCTGTCACAGTTAACTTAGATGGCAATCAACTTGATAGTTGGATTTTTGACCAAAACCTAGACAGTAACCTTGCGACAGCGAATAATTTTGTAACTCGTACTGTAGGTAATGCTGTTAGCCTCGAGAATGGTTCTCGCTTGGAAATTCATGCAAACCAAGAATCCTCTGAATTTGCCCGCATCGACTATATCGAATTCATTGCAGTCCAAGAAACACCAGAAGTTACTCCAGCAGAGACTGACGACGATAGTGGCGATAGCAATAATAACGACATTATCCGTGGTGGCGATGGTGATGACATCGCTTACGGTGGCGAAGGCAATGACACCATTTACGGTGATGCTGGTAACGATACTCTCTACGGCGACACCGATGGCTCCGTCCAAAATGTGGCTCCTGTTCCTACTCAAACTTTCACACCTACAACTCTGACTTTCCAGCAGGGCATCAATGGCTATCAAGGTACCGTTGATACTTACGTGGATGAGTATTACGGCTCTCAAGTAACTGGTTTTGGGTCAGCGCAGACTCTCCTCGTAGACGATAATTATGGTGGTTTCGCTGTACAGAGTTTGCTGCGCTTTGACGATATTTTTGGCGGTCAGTCGAGTCAGATTGATGAGAATGACGTTGTAACTTCTGCAATATTGGAAATTGATCTGACATATGCTGGCGATCGCCTTATGCTTCACAACATGCTGCAAAGCTGGTCAGACAATGCAACATGGGGTTCCCTCGGGAATGGCATTCAAACAAATGATGTGGAAGCCGCAAGTACACCAATTGCTATCGTCGAGAATACAGCGAACGGAACTTTACAAATTGACGTAACCTCAAGCCTACAAGCTTGGCAAGCAGATCCTGCACAAAATCGCGGCTGGGTTTTGTCATCCACAGGCGATGAAGGTGTTGATTTCTATTCCTCAGAGAGCGGTTATGCCCCTCGACTCATCGTTGACGTAAACCAAAGCAGCGACTCAACTCCTCAAACAACAGATACTCCCATAACGAATAACTTTGATGGCAGCAATCCCGTCATACTCGATCACACGAATGACCTCCTTCTAAACAATGGCACACTAAGCTTCAACTTCAACGCTAGTAGTGTGAGCCAAAAACAGGGACTCTTCTCAAAAGACTCTTATGGTTACGACAATGGTGGTCATTTGACTGTATATATCAAAAATGGAGAATTAGTTCTCCGGGTACAAAGTACAAGCCAAACCTACTTCCTTGACACTGAAATTAGTGCGAATCAAAACTATGATGTGGCGATCACATTTGGTAGCAATGGCCTTGAATTATGGCTTGATGGCGTCCTTGAAGACACTCATAGCTATACCGGAGGACTTGGCATAACATCTGGAGGTCTCGGCAACTATGAACCAATTGTCCTAGGTGCAACCCAGATAACTAGTGGTGATTTGGTCGCTGATGACGTTCGCGATCATTTTGCTGGGCATCTCAGTGATGTACGCCTCTATGATCAGCAGCTCGACAGCTCCAGTATTTCTTTAATTCCTAATAATTTAGTTCAGACCGCAAATATCGTCTTTGAGGCATTAACTTCGTCGCAACCTAACTCATTAAACGGCAATGACTACCTGATTGGTGGAGCTGGCAATGACACCTTAAACGGCGGTGGCGGAAATGACATTTTGCTCGGCACAGATGATGTCAGCTTAGGTGCCAATGAGCTAGATGTTTTGACCGGTGGTTCTGACTCCGACACCTTTATTCTCGGAGACACAGAATCGGCATATTACAGCCAAGGAGGTGATGCAGACTATGCCCTTATTACAGACTTCGAAATAGGCACAGATCACGTTAATCTGTCTGGTTTACTCGAAGACTATACCCTCGTCAGCGAAGGCTCTGACAGCCTTTTGTATTGGCAAGGTGAAGATCTGATTGCGCGCTTTAGCGGAGGTTCTAATATGACCCTCAGCTCTACAATTTTTATAGTGAGTGATCCGTAATGACTTGATCACTAGCTAACAAAAATTGAAGACTCTCTCAACTTCAAAAAACTCTCAACTTTTCATCAACTTTTTAAAACTCCTAATCAATCAAAAATTTCAATATCAATTTTTGCTTTTGAAGCAATTCCTTTCCACAGAGTTAAACCAGCAATGCCATAGCATTCTTAAGCCCCCTAGTTATCATGCAAAACTTACTAATCTCTTGCATCACAATTTCGACACTTCCCCTAGTGACGACCATACTCGGGCATTCGGCGCAAGCTGCTATTAGACCAGTAGATATGAATGCACATCTTGGCCATACAGAGATTTATAACCAGGGTGATGACCGCGAGGGTTTCCCCGGAGATCTCGTTGGTGGCGGGACCCGATACAACATCTGTGGCACTGATATCAAAACAGTTTATTGCTCGAACTAACTCTCAGAATCGGGACTTTAAACTAGGCATCGCTTTTTGTATCTAAAAAAATCACACTTTACTGACCAGTCTTAAATAAAAACGACAAGGATAACGTTATGAGCTTCTTAAACGGCAACAAAAAGATTTTGAACTTCGGAACCTGTGCATCTTTGAGCCTCGCTCTAACGGTAGCCACTGGTACTAGCACTGTTTTCTCTCAAACCCCTGCAAACTCTGAGATTACTGACAGTACGACGTTAATGTCGAAGGCTTTCAATCCACCAAATGAAGGTGAACCTGCTCAGACAGTGGGTGGAGCTAGTAGAGGCCTTTGTTCCGGTGGAGATTTAGCGAGTGTTTCGTTTAAGCAAACAAGTTCTGCATTGACGGCTCAACTCCCTGAAGGGATGGCGAAGCAAGTCTTTTTCAGTTTACGAGATGCG from [Leptolyngbya] sp. PCC 7376 includes:
- a CDS encoding DNRLRE domain-containing protein; translation: MVEQAEGFKLEVEQMDLVGEVQIEQEFFSSNGRYVATNDAASFQATSSFTGKTGYYDIVVAYYDTNNGAAEIALKVADQELARWFSSQDLGSASVSRDGLVKQTVVEAIKLTESDLIQLNATGHNGDRVNLDYIQFIEVEAPEIILPDTIIRIEAEDMNIVSGDYDIKEFDFASGGKAVKSKSEDSKKTINLNTTFAGTAGTYNVIVGYYDENDGLAQFTASVGGIQQDTWVANQDLGHNDVARQTFTTHTITNVELDAGDVFHLTSLRESGDQVHVDYIEFVPAQITTPEVFQIEVEQMDLSNQGNIKTETFAYSGGFVETSSSFTGTTLFDGETGFYDVIVGYYDSNKGAAEISLSIDNQELDRWYADEEFGTDKAIVQSLTTHTVAQGIQITHQDLVSITGIEDNGDKVNVDYIQFIEVKAPEIVDTPPEPIEPIRVEAEDMLLSGNYNFEGQTFASGSELIKTSSSLTAKTEFNGPAGLYDIVVAYYDENDGNSPVTVSLDGTQLDSWIFNQNLGNRFAGTDNLVTRTVASAVSLDAGMMLELQASRNSYEYARVDYVEFIAVAPEEPTNDTSDKEISSENADILRGGDGDDIAYGGAGDDSIYGDSGNDTLYGDFDNEVVIPSVEVTTPATLIFQQGVDGYNGTVDTFINSGSRNANNSGATSLDVDGSEDDDDDDEGSSVQSLIRFDALFGNQTGQINLNDTIDSATLEIYVTDPGDRLAFHNMLTEWSGTDTWNSLGSGIQANGIEASSSAIATTSSVSTGLLQIDVTASLLAWQADPTANNGWAILPTGSGGVNFDSAEGSYAPRLIIDVKKTNTPVAENNSSQGESGDDTLIGGSGNDSLSGGGGDDVLLGTDEVALGLNEQDILVGGSGADLFIVGDTASVYYHQGAVADYVTIKDFVSNIDTVQLHGSTSNYSTILQGSDTLLFWQGDLIAQFNGVTNLDLMSNDFQFVV
- a CDS encoding NF038122 family metalloprotease translates to MYLRIFTDVWAIAPHIRCQHKWEQYSGCSFTNISQIKHLCRLSLSTTILSHKASRTMATFNLTYDLNVTLEQRLAFEMAARIWASLLQDDVEINLHVGAIDGLNGNEAVGGAVPIFHEVNYGVYQEYLANDATSEQDDSVVDALQEGNTVDVLIDADGDGTSEVVDGNTTIMLTRAQAKALGMEDELLLDNGSTWDRDVLENPDALDGYIVINNSYDWSYDLTREDDVEEGQLDFLTMALHEIGHSLGFVSGLDGLIESFEMHSGEIRTEGMTALDLLRYSDTSVDINNPDGTVSELTFGGDAYFSIDGGETSEAEFEEGDDYQASHWQRLQNALGIMDPTLGYQERTDISELDLRAFDVLGWNADYEALEDGLDLEDLYEEAIAAVGEDFGVTSSDVETALATDQDWYGLTRGTWWETFKSQMIVLGHGDFWEAFETELTALYPGSWWQELDQQMLELGPGSWWQIFENMVADLAPGGWWQEFELRPGGWWQEFEDSMLDLFPGGWWQEFESEMIELFPGGWWQEFETNMLELAPGSWWQIFEPQMIQTSFTGVWEVFEEQMLALGYDSEWQKFEVDLVAEGHDSWWDALGDRILELGPGGWWQAFEEKALDLYPGGWWLDFEENLVELVPGGWWLRPGGWWQAFELSPGGWWQQIEDYTNEVKDADQAIADITNDSDGSNTVTGGDNDDILAGGDEQDLIGGKKGDDLIDGKGGNDIILAGAGNDIAYGAEGDDALFGDEGDDLLAGEDGNDQIFGEAGHDILSGGRGEDILSGGEGRDVLKGDTDNDVLDGGADDDQLSAGSGDDVAIGGEGQDVISGGDGDDVLYGDDYFVPVNDGVFSSSTSSEQPVVAENITSAEEAIANLDFWTRIEAEDMQLVQYNQEIQAGASGDRLIASQNNNSKAKTTFRGPDGAYDLIIGYQDQIGSVSQITVVI